A single genomic interval of Rosistilla ulvae harbors:
- a CDS encoding PAS domain S-box protein, with translation MNQHFQQLADPLPSLVWTCRPDGEADFFNRKWHERTGQSPDEAIGWGWSDVIHPEDRDRVVNDWGRMVRNPKSYEFQTRYRMADGSYCWHLVRAEPMFDENNEVTHWFGISTDIDATHVSQEGSEALTKAVVESAVDAIITIDQRGTIQSFNPAAVRLFGYAAAEAIGRNVKELMPEPYHSQHDRYVGNYLATGERKIIGIGREVIGRRKDGSTFPMELAVSELQIAGQRIFSGIVRDISDRKRLESELRGHTEVLECLARGDSLEKVLTTLVTFAERTRPGTLGCVMLLDRESGTLRHGATVGLDESYSKAIDGVAMGASAGACGAAAFTGQRVIVDDIQKSQLWDDYRDLAARANLRACWSEPIVSSTGDVLGAFAMYCHEPCVPEESDLTFATHCANLAGLAIERVQVDLAQRRMVAIVESTDAAVISNSLDNTIETWNRGAEQIYGYSADEAVGQPISILIPEDRRDEFQELQGRLQRGEQIDQFETVRVAKDGRRIDVSLTISAIRSPEAATIGYSIIARDVTQRKQTEAALQESQRQLATLVSNLPGAAYRCLNDKDWPTEFISDGCRNLSGYPAEDIMAGSPEWFDLIVPEDREALWDQIQSALAKKQPYQVVYRIRHRDGQPRWMWDHGRGVWDAEGNLLALEGLITDMTELQIAREQLVQSERLATIGQMHTAIAHESRNALQRIQVGVEMLEFEIVEGTEASRDLQKIANAKDALHHLLEELRNYAAPIHLERSPRKLSSVWRSAWTQIDSAHAHRDAELIEQPQGIDPVCDIDAFRMEQVFRNLYENALAAGSDPVRIHIECSSGVFNGAPGVCVSVRDNGPGLSEEQKSRAFEAFFTTKSKGTGLGMAIAKRIIDAHSGTIAAGNCDEGGGAEFRIMLPLEGTDP, from the coding sequence ATGAATCAACACTTTCAACAACTGGCCGATCCTTTACCTTCGCTTGTCTGGACCTGCCGTCCCGATGGCGAGGCTGATTTCTTCAACCGAAAGTGGCATGAGCGCACCGGACAGTCTCCGGATGAAGCGATCGGTTGGGGGTGGTCGGACGTGATTCATCCCGAGGACCGTGATCGCGTCGTCAACGACTGGGGGAGGATGGTTCGCAATCCAAAAAGCTATGAGTTTCAGACCCGCTATCGAATGGCCGATGGAAGCTACTGTTGGCATCTGGTCCGCGCCGAGCCGATGTTCGACGAAAACAACGAGGTCACCCATTGGTTTGGAATCAGCACCGACATCGACGCGACGCATGTCTCGCAGGAGGGTTCCGAAGCGTTGACCAAGGCGGTGGTCGAATCGGCTGTCGACGCGATCATCACGATCGACCAGCGAGGGACGATCCAGTCGTTCAATCCGGCTGCGGTGCGGTTGTTTGGGTACGCCGCCGCGGAGGCGATCGGTCGCAACGTTAAAGAGTTGATGCCCGAACCGTATCACTCGCAACACGATCGCTACGTCGGAAACTACCTCGCGACGGGCGAGAGGAAGATCATCGGGATCGGGCGTGAAGTGATCGGTCGCCGGAAGGACGGTTCGACGTTTCCGATGGAGCTTGCAGTTAGTGAACTGCAGATCGCGGGGCAGCGGATTTTTTCGGGGATCGTTCGCGACATCTCCGATCGCAAGCGGTTGGAATCAGAGCTGCGTGGTCACACCGAGGTGCTCGAATGTCTGGCGCGAGGCGATTCCTTGGAAAAGGTTCTGACAACTCTCGTCACGTTTGCCGAACGGACACGCCCGGGAACCCTCGGCTGCGTGATGTTGTTGGATCGCGAGAGTGGCACGCTGCGGCATGGCGCGACCGTCGGGCTCGACGAATCCTATTCCAAGGCAATCGACGGGGTTGCGATGGGGGCATCGGCCGGCGCATGCGGGGCTGCCGCCTTCACGGGGCAACGCGTCATTGTCGACGATATACAGAAAAGCCAGCTGTGGGACGATTACCGCGACTTGGCAGCTCGGGCTAATCTACGCGCATGTTGGTCCGAACCGATCGTTTCGTCGACTGGAGATGTTCTTGGGGCGTTTGCGATGTATTGCCACGAGCCTTGCGTTCCAGAGGAGAGTGACCTGACGTTCGCCACGCACTGCGCGAATCTGGCGGGACTGGCCATCGAGCGGGTGCAAGTCGATTTAGCGCAGCGGCGGATGGTGGCGATTGTCGAATCGACCGACGCCGCCGTGATCAGCAATAGCTTGGACAACACGATCGAAACGTGGAACCGAGGTGCCGAGCAGATCTACGGATATTCGGCGGACGAGGCGGTCGGTCAGCCGATCTCGATTCTGATCCCCGAAGACCGACGTGACGAGTTCCAGGAACTGCAGGGGCGCCTGCAGCGTGGGGAGCAGATCGACCAGTTCGAGACCGTCCGTGTGGCGAAAGATGGCCGGCGGATCGACGTGTCGTTGACGATCTCGGCGATCCGCAGTCCCGAAGCAGCGACGATCGGTTACTCGATCATCGCTCGCGATGTGACGCAGCGCAAGCAGACCGAGGCGGCGCTGCAAGAGAGCCAACGTCAGCTGGCGACTTTGGTCAGCAACCTTCCCGGAGCCGCCTATCGTTGTCTCAACGATAAAGACTGGCCGACCGAGTTCATCAGCGATGGTTGCCGAAACTTGAGCGGCTATCCTGCGGAAGACATCATGGCGGGCAGCCCCGAGTGGTTCGATCTGATCGTGCCCGAAGACAGGGAAGCATTGTGGGATCAGATCCAATCGGCTCTTGCGAAGAAACAACCGTATCAAGTGGTGTATCGGATTCGCCATCGCGATGGTCAGCCGCGTTGGATGTGGGATCACGGCCGCGGCGTCTGGGATGCAGAGGGCAATCTGCTGGCGCTGGAGGGACTGATCACCGACATGACAGAATTGCAAATCGCCCGCGAGCAACTGGTCCAATCCGAACGGTTGGCAACGATTGGGCAGATGCATACAGCGATTGCGCACGAGAGTCGCAACGCGCTGCAACGAATCCAAGTTGGAGTCGAAATGCTTGAGTTCGAGATTGTCGAGGGTACGGAAGCGAGTCGAGATCTGCAAAAGATCGCCAACGCAAAAGACGCGCTGCATCATCTGCTGGAAGAGCTACGCAATTACGCGGCACCGATCCACCTGGAACGATCGCCGCGCAAACTCAGCAGCGTCTGGCGGAGCGCGTGGACACAGATCGATTCGGCGCATGCCCACCGCGACGCAGAGCTTATCGAGCAGCCGCAAGGGATCGATCCGGTCTGCGACATCGACGCGTTTCGGATGGAGCAGGTGTTCCGGAACCTTTACGAGAATGCGCTTGCGGCGGGAAGCGATCCGGTTCGGATTCATATCGAATGTTCGTCCGGGGTGTTCAATGGCGCGCCCGGAGTGTGCGTTTCGGTCCGCGATAACGGTCCCGGTCTTTCGGAGGAGCAGAAAAGTCGAGCTTTCGAAGCGTTTTTCACGACGAAATCGAAGGGGACGGGTTTGGGCATGGCAATTGCTAAGAGAATCATCGACGCCCACTCCGGTACGATTGCAGCGGGAAACTGCGACGAAGGGGGAGGTGCTGAATTCAGAATTATGCTGCCCCTGGAAGGAACAGATCCATGA
- a CDS encoding sigma-54-dependent transcriptional regulator has translation MTEDTFDILFVEDDPEFSSGYVRWFDKHGHSVEHATTGQEAVRRCDQREFDIIVLDWNLPGLSGLELVQRMCEENPDTEIIVLTGEGTIEKAVESMRRGVFDFLSKPFSMSGLERRCKAALERRRLKMENARLREVIDRGRTPDRKMIGESKPMKTLYRLIDRVAPTDKAVLIQGESGTGKELVAQAIHAGSPRAQRPLVTINCAALPEQLVESELFGHEKGAFTGATAAKPGLFEIADESTLFIDEIGELPLSLQPKLLRVLEDGSLRRVGSHKQRRVNVRIVAATNRDLQQEVAEHRFREDLFYRINVMPLNLPPLRQRTGDIELLIDHFLGNDWEIEADARAALLNCQWPGNIRQLINTIDRAQILADDGVITIEDLPAEMTSRKKSVVSEKAPADSSIYAVMRAHLIDVLRREQGNKTQAAQALGVDRRKLYRMLLQYDIGE, from the coding sequence ATGACAGAAGACACCTTTGATATATTGTTCGTCGAGGACGATCCGGAGTTCAGCTCAGGCTACGTTCGATGGTTCGATAAACACGGACACAGCGTCGAACACGCGACCACTGGGCAGGAAGCGGTCCGCCGATGCGATCAGCGTGAATTCGACATCATCGTGCTCGATTGGAATCTGCCGGGACTGAGCGGGCTGGAACTCGTGCAGCGGATGTGCGAAGAAAATCCCGATACCGAGATCATCGTGCTGACCGGCGAGGGGACGATCGAAAAGGCTGTCGAATCGATGCGCCGCGGCGTCTTCGATTTTCTGTCCAAACCGTTTTCGATGAGTGGTCTCGAACGACGCTGCAAAGCGGCACTCGAACGCAGACGGCTGAAAATGGAAAACGCCCGATTGCGCGAAGTCATCGACCGCGGACGGACGCCCGATCGCAAGATGATCGGGGAATCGAAACCGATGAAGACGCTTTACCGGTTGATCGATCGCGTGGCTCCCACCGACAAAGCCGTTCTGATCCAAGGCGAAAGCGGAACGGGAAAAGAACTTGTCGCACAAGCGATTCACGCCGGCAGTCCTCGCGCACAACGCCCCCTCGTCACGATCAACTGTGCGGCGCTGCCGGAACAGTTGGTCGAGAGCGAACTGTTTGGACACGAGAAGGGAGCGTTCACCGGAGCGACTGCCGCAAAGCCGGGGCTATTTGAAATCGCCGACGAGAGCACGCTGTTCATCGATGAGATCGGGGAACTGCCGCTCTCGCTGCAGCCCAAGTTGCTGCGCGTGCTCGAAGATGGTTCGCTGCGCCGCGTCGGATCGCATAAGCAGCGCCGCGTTAACGTCCGCATCGTCGCGGCAACCAACCGCGACTTGCAACAAGAGGTGGCGGAGCATCGATTCCGCGAAGATCTGTTCTACCGCATCAATGTGATGCCGCTGAATCTACCGCCGCTGCGGCAGCGGACCGGCGACATTGAATTGCTGATCGATCATTTCCTTGGCAACGATTGGGAGATCGAAGCCGATGCCCGCGCCGCGTTGCTCAACTGCCAATGGCCCGGCAACATCCGCCAACTGATCAATACGATCGACCGCGCCCAGATCCTCGCCGACGACGGCGTCATCACGATCGAAGACCTTCCGGCCGAAATGACGTCCCGGAAAAAGAGCGTGGTTTCCGAAAAGGCCCCCGCAGACAGTTCGATCTACGCGGTGATGCGGGCCCATCTGATCGACGTGCTCCGGCGCGAGCAAGGCAATAAAACCCAAGCCGCGCAGGCCCTCGGCGTCGACCGCCGCAAGCTGTATCGGATGCTGCTGCAATACGACATCGGCGAATAG